From a single Paenibacillus sp. FSL W8-0426 genomic region:
- a CDS encoding alpha/beta fold hydrolase: MAKNYNTGRKRRGVGKFLLVLLALVVIGCGYVGWKLLTPYGPQELAGKAMETSEQVTVSEQEKWIDFAPAKSIGVSVIFYPGGLVKPESYAPLARGLAEMGHHTIIAKMPVNLAVLKQNLADDIRNAYPEEQFVMGGHSLGGSMAARYAASHPDALKGIFFLASYPDEKGSVKSLGMPALSILGTKDEVVNAEKYQKGRSYLPEDTVYYTIEGGNHSQFGDYGHQSGDGEAGIDVQEQQSQTVKTISDWLHGIE; this comes from the coding sequence TTGGCAAAAAATTATAATACAGGGCGCAAAAGAAGAGGCGTCGGCAAATTTTTGCTGGTGCTTTTGGCGCTTGTCGTCATTGGTTGCGGATATGTCGGTTGGAAGCTGTTGACCCCTTACGGGCCGCAGGAGCTGGCTGGCAAAGCTATGGAAACCTCGGAGCAGGTTACCGTCAGCGAACAGGAAAAGTGGATTGATTTCGCTCCTGCAAAATCCATAGGAGTCAGCGTCATCTTTTATCCTGGCGGTTTGGTCAAACCGGAGAGTTATGCCCCGCTGGCTCGCGGGCTTGCCGAGATGGGACATCACACCATTATTGCCAAGATGCCTGTTAACCTGGCGGTACTGAAGCAGAACTTGGCGGATGACATTCGAAATGCATACCCGGAAGAACAATTCGTTATGGGCGGTCATTCGTTGGGCGGCTCGATGGCTGCGAGGTATGCTGCGTCTCATCCGGACGCGTTGAAAGGCATATTTTTTCTCGCCTCCTATCCTGATGAAAAAGGAAGCGTGAAATCGTTAGGCATGCCTGCTTTGTCCATTCTGGGTACGAAGGATGAGGTCGTCAATGCCGAAAAGTACCAAAAAGGCCGTTCATATTTGCCTGAAGATACCGTATATTACACGATTGAGGGAGGCAACCACTCGCAATTCGGCGATTACGGCCATCAGAGCGGAGACGGTGAAGCCGGCATCGATGTGCAGGAACAGCAGTCCCAGACCGTAAAAACAATCTCCGACTGGCTTCACGGCATCGAGTAA
- a CDS encoding AI-2E family transporter: MLPLYRKYGRTVFDIALLILTVYFIMYGFSRLYQLAAPVFLSFLVHWMIEPLARFLHRKGLPKAAGSAISVLLFLALIVAAFFGIGLIIVSQIANLQGSFPTYIAMLQKEFTSLVIWTQDTSDALPDGIMEKINDYFATLTGLLSGWVTNGAQYIIGFLTSFSTFITNFGIAIILAFFLSIEIESWRNFARTKTPKTLKNAADFMRNHVFKTIRAYLKAQVVMMLITFVIIYVGLLILGTNNAFTIAAICAVVDLVPLLGVPVVFIPWIAYLFVVGDSSLAIGLIVLLAVTMLTRQLLEPKISGNSIGVSSAYLMLSFMLISLSIFGIAGVVLSPVLLILLKELLQQGYLQRWIHLPKDEFDSSPLVMDTPVHESGTRAGTEGDPAEFSAASQAHEEDSDK; encoded by the coding sequence ATGCTTCCGTTGTACCGAAAATATGGACGAACCGTGTTTGACATCGCACTTCTGATATTGACAGTGTATTTTATCATGTACGGTTTTAGTCGATTATATCAGCTCGCCGCACCGGTATTCCTTTCCTTTCTTGTACATTGGATGATCGAACCCTTGGCGAGGTTCTTGCACCGGAAGGGATTGCCCAAAGCTGCCGGTTCTGCTATTTCGGTATTGTTATTTTTGGCCCTGATTGTGGCTGCCTTTTTTGGGATCGGGTTGATTATCGTGTCGCAAATTGCCAATCTGCAAGGCAGCTTCCCTACGTACATCGCGATGCTTCAAAAAGAATTTACCAGCCTTGTCATCTGGACGCAGGATACGTCTGATGCGTTGCCCGACGGGATCATGGAAAAAATCAACGATTACTTTGCTACGCTGACAGGCCTTCTCTCGGGTTGGGTCACGAACGGTGCACAGTACATTATCGGATTTTTGACGTCATTTTCCACGTTTATCACCAATTTTGGAATTGCGATCATTTTGGCCTTTTTCCTTAGCATCGAGATTGAATCCTGGCGCAATTTTGCGCGAACCAAGACGCCAAAAACGTTAAAGAATGCCGCGGATTTCATGCGGAACCACGTCTTCAAAACGATTCGTGCTTACCTGAAGGCACAGGTCGTCATGATGCTGATCACCTTTGTGATTATTTACGTTGGACTGCTCATTCTGGGAACGAACAACGCATTCACCATTGCAGCTATATGCGCGGTCGTCGATCTTGTGCCTCTGCTCGGCGTGCCCGTTGTGTTCATTCCCTGGATTGCCTATCTTTTCGTAGTGGGGGACAGTTCGCTAGCCATAGGGTTAATCGTATTGCTGGCCGTGACGATGCTGACACGCCAACTGCTGGAGCCCAAAATATCCGGAAATTCCATCGGGGTATCTTCCGCGTATTTGATGCTTTCCTTCATGCTGATCTCGCTCTCGATTTTCGGCATAGCCGGGGTGGTCCTGTCTCCGGTGCTGTTGATCCTGCTCAAAGAGCTGCTGCAGCAGGGCTACCTTCAACGATGGATTCACCTGCCTAAAGACGAGTTCGATTCGTCCCCTCTTGTCATGGACACCCCTGTTCACGAGAGCGGAACCAGAGCCGGGACTGAGGGTGACCCAGCCGAGTTCTCCGCAGCGTCCCAAGCTCATGAAGAGGATTCGGACAAATAA
- a CDS encoding polysaccharide deacetylase family protein has translation MTNLLQSILLWLLYISTFYAFIPSLISRIFGLRVFRRGKSDTDFSLTFDDGPDPVYTPRLLRLLKQYDAKATFFVVGEHAANHPQLIRDIYEEGHLLGIHNYIHKTNWLMRPRTVQEQIRRTGQIIEEITGEKTCFYRPPWGIMNLFDFFSKKDRQIVLWSSMFEDWKSRVGAKKLTERMLKELRAGEVMLLHDRGTTFGADANAPEQMLQALEVVLQKAQKQGLRSVRIDTLMRGGKEVAVSRNGQQESAKPLTLWKRVIVAAWLGWEKLFHWVYHLRTASPKDPMLHYRTRVYHGAQVELEGGKRLRNGDPMIELHFDNKKLFELGSTSRSSMHLAIRMIRTMEQQLPDLARQIAADPELSSAKALYGVSMINRGPEKFGFTIRDLPPGPFSSASKVYLKLLLSVIHPSGTKRLRERSEKLVPKLIVIPVEDLLQRYGQTEFVAAKAKETEEEFVAPENDILAERS, from the coding sequence ATGACAAATTTACTTCAGAGCATTTTGCTGTGGCTTTTGTACATCTCAACGTTCTATGCCTTTATTCCGAGCCTGATCAGTCGCATCTTCGGTTTGCGGGTATTCAGGCGTGGCAAAAGCGATACGGATTTTTCCTTGACTTTCGATGACGGGCCAGATCCCGTTTATACGCCAAGGCTGCTTCGGCTGCTGAAACAATATGACGCCAAGGCAACGTTTTTTGTCGTAGGGGAGCATGCTGCCAATCATCCGCAGCTGATCCGGGATATTTATGAGGAGGGACATCTTCTCGGCATTCATAACTATATCCATAAAACCAATTGGTTAATGCGGCCTCGTACAGTTCAGGAACAGATTCGGCGTACCGGTCAGATCATTGAGGAGATTACCGGGGAAAAAACGTGTTTTTACCGTCCACCGTGGGGCATTATGAATTTGTTTGATTTCTTCAGCAAGAAGGATCGTCAGATCGTTCTATGGTCATCCATGTTCGAGGATTGGAAAAGCCGTGTAGGTGCCAAAAAGCTGACAGAACGCATGCTCAAGGAACTGCGCGCCGGTGAAGTCATGCTGCTGCATGATCGCGGCACGACATTCGGAGCGGACGCGAATGCTCCGGAACAGATGCTGCAGGCGCTTGAGGTCGTATTGCAGAAGGCGCAAAAGCAGGGACTGCGGAGCGTGCGCATCGATACGTTGATGAGAGGGGGGAAAGAAGTGGCGGTATCCCGAAATGGACAACAGGAGTCGGCCAAACCACTCACCTTATGGAAACGCGTGATCGTTGCTGCTTGGTTAGGTTGGGAGAAATTGTTCCACTGGGTTTACCATTTGCGGACGGCTTCGCCGAAGGACCCCATGCTTCATTATCGAACACGGGTGTATCATGGGGCACAGGTCGAGTTAGAAGGCGGAAAAAGGCTCCGCAATGGCGATCCGATGATCGAGCTGCATTTCGACAACAAAAAATTGTTCGAATTGGGCAGCACCTCTCGCTCCAGCATGCATTTAGCCATACGCATGATCCGTACGATGGAACAACAGCTTCCGGATCTGGCGCGCCAGATCGCGGCCGATCCCGAACTTTCATCCGCAAAAGCGTTGTATGGCGTGAGCATGATCAATCGCGGACCGGAGAAGTTTGGTTTTACGATTCGCGATTTGCCGCCAGGGCCGTTCAGTTCCGCCTCCAAAGTTTACCTCAAGCTATTGCTAAGCGTCATTCATCCTTCCGGTACAAAACGGCTGCGCGAGCGATCGGAAAAGCTTGTGCCCAAGTTGATTGTGATTCCCGTAGAAGACCTGCTGCAACGTTACGGCCAGACGGAATTTGTTGCAGCAAAGGCGAAGGAAACGGAAGAAGAGTTTGTTGCTCCCGAAAACGATATACTGGCAGAGCGGAGCTAA
- a CDS encoding NAD-dependent protein deacylase codes for MNATEQLISWIRESEKIVFFGGAGTSTESGIPDFRSAAGLYQTEQHSPYPPEELLSRSFFDRHADIFFDFYRSKMLHPNAEPNGCHRLLARLEQEGRLQAVITQNIDGLHQKAGSHTVLELHGSVHRNYCMDCRRFHTLDHMIDSASIVPRCTACGGIVKPDVVLYEEQLDQSVLFGAVDAISSADLLLVGGTSLTVQPAAQLITYFRGKHTVLLNATPTAYDHRADLLITDPIGEVMNTVDRLLG; via the coding sequence ATGAACGCAACCGAGCAGCTCATTTCCTGGATTCGGGAAAGCGAGAAGATCGTTTTTTTTGGAGGGGCAGGAACTTCGACGGAAAGCGGAATTCCCGACTTTCGCTCCGCTGCAGGCCTATATCAGACGGAACAGCACTCCCCATATCCGCCGGAGGAGCTGCTGAGCCGCAGCTTTTTTGATCGGCATGCCGATATCTTCTTTGATTTCTACCGCAGCAAAATGCTTCATCCAAACGCAGAGCCGAACGGTTGCCACCGATTGCTTGCCCGTTTGGAGCAAGAAGGACGCCTGCAGGCCGTCATTACGCAAAACATCGACGGCCTGCATCAAAAAGCAGGCAGCCATACCGTGCTGGAACTGCACGGATCGGTCCACCGGAACTATTGCATGGACTGCAGACGTTTTCATACATTGGATCACATGATCGATTCTGCATCGATCGTGCCTCGCTGCACGGCTTGCGGCGGAATCGTCAAGCCGGACGTCGTGCTCTACGAGGAGCAGCTCGACCAATCGGTGTTGTTTGGGGCAGTCGATGCCATCTCTTCCGCGGATCTGCTGCTGGTTGGCGGAACGTCGCTGACCGTCCAGCCCGCCGCGCAGCTCATTACCTATTTTCGCGGAAAACATACGGTGCTGCTGAACGCAACGCCTACCGCCTACGATCATCGGGCCGATCTGTTGATTACCGATCCGATTGGTGAGGTAATGAATACTGTTGATCGGCTTCTCGGCTGA
- a CDS encoding bifunctional 2-keto-4-hydroxyglutarate aldolase/2-keto-3-deoxy-6-phosphogluconate aldolase gives MKKLQLLQKITENGVVAVLRGDSADQVIAMAEQAIAGGIKVIEITMTVPSALKAIEKLSRMYHWNTQDPEKFAIIGAGTVLEAQTARAAIMAGAEFVVGPSLNPETVQICNLYRIPILPGVMTIADVQRALELGVDIVKLFPGNLYDPSIIKTMKGPMPQANFMPTGGVSLSNLGDWIKGGAVAVGIGSDLTSEAVKTGDLSHVRRKAEQYMDAYRKAKAE, from the coding sequence ATGAAGAAGCTTCAGCTGCTGCAGAAAATTACGGAAAATGGCGTTGTCGCCGTATTGCGCGGCGATTCCGCCGATCAGGTCATTGCCATGGCCGAACAGGCCATCGCGGGCGGCATCAAGGTAATCGAGATTACGATGACGGTGCCTAGTGCCCTGAAAGCCATTGAGAAACTGAGCCGCATGTATCACTGGAATACACAGGATCCCGAAAAGTTTGCCATCATCGGGGCCGGGACTGTCCTTGAAGCCCAGACGGCGCGTGCAGCCATCATGGCTGGGGCCGAGTTTGTCGTTGGACCGTCCTTGAACCCCGAAACGGTGCAGATCTGCAACCTCTATCGCATCCCTATCTTGCCGGGGGTGATGACGATTGCCGATGTTCAGCGGGCGCTTGAGCTTGGCGTGGACATCGTGAAGCTGTTCCCAGGCAATCTGTACGACCCATCTATCATCAAAACGATGAAAGGCCCGATGCCGCAGGCGAATTTCATGCCAACCGGCGGTGTTTCGCTTTCCAACCTGGGAGACTGGATCAAAGGGGGAGCGGTGGCCGTGGGCATCGGGTCCGACCTGACCAGCGAAGCGGTCAAAACGGGAGATTTGAGCCATGTGCGGCGGAAGGCGGAACAATACATGGACGCTTATCGCAAGGCCAAGGCCGAATAG
- a CDS encoding fucose 4-O-acetylase, whose product MNGGIRLRDDQESFFYNLRFLLIVCVLVGNALEPLVARFAEAEALFFWIYTFHMPLFVWVTGYFAKPSLRGTSGRSTLAHIALQYILFQSLYSLMDYTLFHTPHMRLSFFAPYLLLWFLASHFCWRLLLRLTLSWKPVHRLTASILLGVLAGYMPVDGFWLSFSRTFVFLPFFIIGYDYGSSIRSRLRSGWGRRFAAIFSAGMLIWLLLGGPRVAHGWLIGNMTYMELGHREWYAGFYRLGIYGLQVVSAAVFLAWVPFMTSRMTELGRRTLYVFLLHGFIVRLAVWSGIFGQIESSLYIPVVIAAALLFAVSLAHPAVRQTFRPLVEPDLTRFSLKRHHIFKRSA is encoded by the coding sequence ATGAATGGCGGAATTCGACTTCGCGATGATCAAGAATCCTTTTTCTATAACCTGCGCTTTCTGCTCATCGTATGCGTACTTGTGGGGAACGCGCTGGAACCGCTTGTCGCCCGCTTTGCAGAAGCCGAAGCACTCTTCTTTTGGATCTATACATTTCATATGCCTTTGTTCGTCTGGGTGACCGGATATTTTGCCAAACCTTCCTTAAGGGGAACTTCCGGGCGCAGCACGCTGGCGCACATCGCATTGCAATATATCCTGTTTCAATCGTTGTATTCCTTGATGGATTATACGTTATTCCATACGCCGCACATGCGGCTTTCCTTCTTTGCTCCCTATTTGCTGTTATGGTTTTTGGCAAGCCATTTCTGCTGGAGGCTCCTGCTGCGGCTCACCCTGTCATGGAAACCCGTGCACCGCTTGACGGCGTCCATCCTGCTCGGCGTTCTTGCCGGGTACATGCCTGTGGACGGATTTTGGCTTAGCTTCAGCCGCACTTTTGTATTCCTGCCTTTCTTCATTATAGGATACGATTACGGCAGCAGCATCCGTTCCCGTCTGCGTTCAGGCTGGGGACGACGCTTCGCCGCCATATTTTCGGCCGGTATGCTGATATGGCTCTTACTTGGCGGACCACGGGTGGCGCATGGTTGGCTGATCGGCAACATGACTTATATGGAACTCGGACACCGCGAATGGTATGCAGGTTTTTACCGGCTTGGCATTTACGGGCTGCAGGTGGTATCGGCCGCCGTTTTTCTTGCGTGGGTACCGTTCATGACCTCCAGAATGACCGAGCTCGGCCGAAGAACGCTGTACGTATTTCTGCTGCACGGCTTTATCGTCCGCTTGGCCGTCTGGTCTGGCATCTTTGGACAGATTGAGAGCAGCTTGTATATTCCGGTCGTCATCGCGGCGGCTCTTCTGTTTGCGGTATCGCTCGCCCATCCGGCCGTTCGGCAAACGTTTCGTCCTTTGGTCGAACCGGATTTGACTCGTTTTTCATTGAAACGGCACCACATATTCAAGCGTTCGGCCTGA
- a CDS encoding sugar kinase — MPVIASGSPEIITFGESMGLLTAKDTRGLEYAASLDKSFGGAESNLAIGVSRLGHTSGWFGRLGKDPIGHMILKAIRGEGVDVSRARMSDAEPTGLMIRENASGKASVHYYRKLSAASAMTPDDLDADYIAGAKILHVTGITAAISASGLETVEAAIHIAKQAGVKVSFDPNLRLKLWSAEEARPVLLRLAEQADYFLPGLDEMKLLYDEDSDAKVLERLSAMNAICIVKGGPDLTYALVNGTLTEVPYFKADHVLDTVGAGDGFCAGFLTGILKGYTPQEATRLGNLTGSMVIQAVGDWEALPTWDQVEAKLNNVAHVER; from the coding sequence ATGCCTGTTATTGCTTCAGGAAGTCCCGAAATCATTACTTTCGGCGAGAGTATGGGATTGTTGACGGCAAAGGATACGAGAGGGCTGGAATATGCGGCTTCGCTGGATAAATCGTTCGGCGGTGCGGAGAGCAATCTGGCGATCGGCGTATCCCGGCTTGGACATACAAGCGGCTGGTTTGGCCGCCTTGGCAAGGATCCGATCGGCCATATGATTTTGAAGGCGATCCGCGGCGAAGGCGTGGACGTTTCGAGAGCCCGCATGAGCGATGCGGAACCGACGGGTTTGATGATTCGTGAGAACGCTTCCGGCAAAGCTTCCGTCCACTATTATAGGAAGCTTTCCGCCGCCAGCGCAATGACGCCGGATGATCTTGACGCGGATTATATCGCCGGTGCCAAAATATTGCATGTTACCGGCATTACGGCCGCCATCAGCGCGTCGGGGCTGGAAACGGTGGAGGCAGCCATACATATCGCCAAACAGGCTGGCGTGAAGGTGAGCTTTGACCCGAATCTGCGCCTGAAGCTATGGTCGGCCGAGGAAGCCCGTCCCGTGCTGCTTCGGCTCGCCGAGCAGGCCGACTACTTTTTGCCGGGGCTGGACGAGATGAAACTGCTTTACGATGAAGATAGCGATGCCAAGGTGTTAGAACGACTGTCCGCCATGAATGCAATCTGCATCGTGAAGGGCGGACCCGATTTGACCTATGCATTGGTCAATGGTACCCTAACGGAAGTTCCGTACTTCAAGGCAGATCACGTGCTCGATACGGTGGGTGCGGGGGACGGTTTCTGTGCCGGATTTTTGACGGGCATCCTGAAAGGGTATACTCCCCAGGAAGCGACAAGACTGGGTAACCTGACCGGTTCCATGGTCATTCAGGCCGTGGGTGACTGGGAGGCTTTACCGACCTGGGATCAGGTGGAGGCCAAATTGAACAACGTGGCTCATGTTGAGCGTTAG
- the ilvD gene encoding dihydroxy-acid dehydratase: MSAKKMRSDMIKKGFDRAPHRSLLRAAGVKEEDFGKPFIAVCNSYIDIVPGHVHLQEFGKIVKEAIREAGGVPFEFNTIGVDDGIAMGHIGMRYSLPSRDIIADSLETVVSAHWFDGMVCIPNCDKITPGMMMGALRVNIPTVFVSGGPMKAGRDSNGKALSLTSVFEGVGAYQAGKIDDKGLLELEQYGCPTCGSCSGMFTANSMNCLAEAMGLAMPGNGTILAVAPERREFVKQSAKQLMELIKMDLKPRDIVTLEAIDNAFALDMAMGGSTNTVLHTLALAHEAGLEYPIERINEVANRVPHLAKLAPASDLHIEDVHNAGGVSAVLNELLKKPGAIHADCITVTGKTIRENVENSPILDHNVIHSLDNPHSEKGGLAVLFGNLAPQGAIIKVGAVDKSVGGYHKGPAICFDSQDDALYGIANGKVKEGHVVVIRYEGPKGGPGMPEMLAPTSQIVGMGLGAKVGLITDGRFSGASRGISIGHISPEAAEGGPIAFVEDGDIIELDLNNRVIQLHISDEEFETRRAGWKGFEPKVKTGYLARYSKLVTNASNGGVLKI, from the coding sequence ATGTCAGCCAAGAAGATGCGTTCCGATATGATCAAAAAAGGTTTTGACCGCGCACCTCACCGCAGTTTGCTCCGCGCGGCGGGCGTCAAAGAAGAGGATTTCGGCAAGCCGTTCATTGCTGTATGTAACTCTTACATCGATATCGTGCCAGGACACGTTCACCTGCAGGAATTCGGTAAAATCGTCAAGGAGGCCATCCGCGAAGCTGGCGGCGTTCCTTTTGAATTCAACACCATCGGCGTCGATGACGGCATTGCGATGGGACACATCGGCATGCGTTACTCGCTGCCAAGCCGCGATATCATTGCGGACTCCTTGGAGACCGTTGTATCGGCTCACTGGTTCGATGGCATGGTATGTATTCCGAACTGCGACAAAATCACGCCAGGCATGATGATGGGCGCACTGCGCGTCAACATCCCTACTGTGTTTGTCAGCGGCGGTCCGATGAAAGCCGGACGCGACAGCAACGGTAAAGCACTCTCCCTGACATCCGTATTCGAAGGCGTAGGTGCTTATCAAGCCGGCAAAATCGACGATAAAGGTTTGCTGGAACTCGAACAGTACGGTTGTCCTACCTGCGGCTCCTGTTCAGGTATGTTCACGGCCAACTCCATGAACTGCCTCGCCGAAGCGATGGGTCTGGCTATGCCGGGCAACGGTACCATCCTGGCGGTAGCTCCTGAACGCCGCGAGTTCGTTAAACAGTCTGCAAAACAATTGATGGAACTCATCAAAATGGACCTCAAGCCTCGCGATATCGTTACGCTGGAAGCGATCGACAACGCGTTTGCCCTGGATATGGCCATGGGCGGTTCCACGAATACGGTTCTGCATACGCTGGCGCTGGCGCACGAAGCGGGTCTTGAATACCCGATCGAACGCATCAATGAAGTAGCCAACCGCGTTCCGCATCTGGCCAAACTTGCGCCTGCATCCGATCTTCACATCGAAGACGTTCATAATGCGGGCGGCGTAAGCGCCGTGCTAAACGAGCTGCTCAAAAAACCGGGTGCGATCCACGCCGACTGCATCACCGTAACAGGCAAAACGATCCGCGAAAACGTGGAAAACTCGCCGATTCTGGATCACAACGTGATTCATTCGCTGGATAACCCCCATTCCGAAAAAGGCGGCTTGGCCGTATTGTTCGGTAACCTGGCCCCTCAAGGCGCCATCATCAAAGTTGGTGCGGTTGACAAGTCGGTTGGCGGCTACCACAAAGGCCCTGCAATCTGCTTCGACTCCCAGGATGATGCACTGTATGGCATCGCCAACGGCAAAGTCAAAGAGGGTCATGTCGTCGTTATCCGTTACGAAGGACCGAAAGGCGGCCCGGGCATGCCTGAGATGCTTGCTCCTACCTCCCAAATCGTTGGTATGGGGCTCGGCGCCAAAGTCGGCTTGATCACGGATGGACGCTTCTCCGGCGCATCCCGCGGCATCAGCATCGGTCATATCTCTCCGGAAGCGGCTGAAGGCGGTCCGATCGCCTTTGTTGAGGATGGGGACATCATCGAGCTTGACCTGAATAACCGCGTGATCCAATTGCACATCAGCGACGAAGAATTCGAAACTCGCCGCGCTGGCTGGAAAGGCTTTGAACCGAAAGTAAAAACCGGTTACCTGGCCCGTTACTCCAAACTCGTAACCAACGCCAGCAACGGCGGTGTATTGAAAATTTAA
- a CDS encoding HAD-IA family hydrolase yields the protein MAILQVQGRQIACDGILFDKDGTLLEFLQLWGPWAESLLNQLERKLEQMGGTFTLPKEQVFGTVHDPHGRIVGYDPQGPLAIATVDESTGLLAGQLYAAGMAWNDAVTAIRSMSTVAMCHVREKRHAEPLHGLPAFVRSCMEAALPLAVVTSDSTAAAEEHLEWMGLRPFFASIVGCDRVTLGKPDGESALLACRELNIRPESAVIVGDSNGDMQMGRSIGAALLIGVSPPGGEAARLRDADIMIRDYAELSIIKDA from the coding sequence ATGGCAATACTTCAGGTGCAAGGCAGACAGATCGCCTGCGACGGCATTCTGTTCGACAAGGATGGCACGCTGCTGGAATTTTTGCAGTTATGGGGGCCGTGGGCCGAATCTTTGCTGAATCAGCTTGAACGGAAGCTGGAGCAGATGGGTGGCACGTTTACGCTGCCGAAGGAACAGGTCTTCGGTACGGTGCACGATCCGCATGGACGGATTGTGGGTTATGATCCGCAGGGCCCGCTGGCCATTGCCACCGTGGACGAAAGCACCGGTTTGCTGGCCGGGCAGCTCTATGCGGCGGGAATGGCGTGGAACGACGCGGTGACCGCAATCCGGAGCATGTCCACAGTAGCGATGTGCCATGTGCGGGAGAAGCGGCATGCCGAGCCTTTGCATGGGCTGCCCGCATTTGTCCGGAGCTGCATGGAAGCAGCGCTGCCGCTCGCCGTCGTCACCTCCGATAGCACGGCGGCAGCGGAAGAACATCTGGAATGGATGGGGCTGCGTCCTTTTTTTGCATCGATCGTGGGCTGCGACCGGGTGACCCTGGGCAAACCCGACGGAGAGTCGGCCTTGCTGGCTTGCCGTGAGCTGAACATTCGTCCGGAGTCTGCAGTAATCGTCGGCGACAGCAATGGCGACATGCAGATGGGGCGCAGCATAGGCGCTGCTTTGCTCATTGGCGTAAGTCCGCCAGGAGGCGAAGCGGCCCGGTTACGAGACGCCGATATCATGATTCGAGATTACGCTGAACTCAGCATCATCAAAGATGCCTGA